The Terriglobales bacterium DNA window GCTCGAACTGTTACGTTCTTTTCCGGCATCAATTTTCCACGCTGTGCCATGCATGGCCCACTCTCCCGATTTGAACTAACGAAGGCGGGAGAGTGGGCTTGAGCTTTGTAAAACTATGCAGCTTGCTTTTCCCTGCGGGCCACCTCCGATTCAGCTGTGAGCCAATCTTCCCAATCGTGGCCGTCCTCCCTTCCACGTTGTTCGTACAACTCATACGCTCTTTGACGAATCCGCGCCTCAACCTGCTCTTCGAGTTCAGCGCTCTCTGCGTTGCGAGAGTTACGTTTCGCGTTCGACATCTGAATTACCTCCTTTAGAAGTGAAACTGTTATCTCGATCATGCAACTGTCACTGTCATTTGAACCTTGCCAGGGTATTCCGTTCACTTTCTCGGTCAGCGGGCAGGCGACGGAGTGCGGTTGCGATCATAAAAGCAGCCGCACCCCGCCGGGGGAGTGTCACCTGCCAAGTGCTCTGGTCGTCGCCTCTATCGAGGGACTTCATTCCGCGACCGTGCACTGTCATCTCAAACAGATTCATCGCGCGATTTGTGACTGGCGCGTAAAGGGATGAATCCGCAATGCCTGCAATGCGGCGCAATAAGCTGCTTCAACCTGAACCGCCGGGATTCCCAATAACAATGCCGATTCAGAAACCGATTGCCGTTCCACGCCTCGCAAAACCAGAGCGAAGCGAGCCAGTGTGTCGAGAGGGGGCGGGTCAGGATCTGCCTCGAACGCCTCTATAACTTCCGACGCTTCCAAAGTGTGAGATGTGCAAGAACACCTGCGGCTGTCATACGCCCAGGCTGCTTCAACAATCTGCGGGCGCATCATCCGAATTGCGGCTGCGATCGTGGCATGTCGCGCCCAATTCTCTAACCAATCCACGAATACTTGATTGCATTGTGTGTTCGCCAGAGTGGCGCTGACTATGCAGCTTTCGGCCAAGTCGGAGCGTCCGGTGAGGAACAGGCCCAATTGTGTGAGCGTATCTCGATAGAGATCGAACGCACCCGCCAATTCTTCACAGGAGGCTCGCGGCCTCTTTGGAGAGGTCTCAGTATCCCTACGCAACTTACTTCGAAGCATCATCCACCCGTCAATAAGAGAGCATCGCATGGGTGCTTGAAAAGCCTGCTTCTTACCTGAAGACAGCCCTGGAGATGAAATCAATAACGGCTTTACGACGTAGTTCGATACGCCGCGGGCGTACTTGGGCTCCTTCCAGGGACTCGACCGCGAGGTTGCCGGTGAAATAGAAGATGATCAGTGCTGAAATCGAATGGGTGCAGTGCTCAATGTCAACATCGTGAAAGTCCCCGTTGGACACGCCCTCCTTGAGCAGTGCCACGAGTTTGCGGTGAACCGGACGGACGTACCGCTCCACCATCCTGTGCAGTTGCTCCGAGCCCGTGCTGCTCTGTCGCATGTGTTCTTGCTGCACTAGCTTAGGAGACAATGGGAACTCCGCGATGAAGTCAAAATAGGAATCGACATACGCGAGCAAGCGTTCTTTCGCCGATGCTTCCAGATCCAGCGCCAGACTGACCCGATCATTCCATTCCGAGAACACCGTATCGAGCACCGCACTGTAGAGTTGCTCCTTGCTCTTAAAGTGATAGAACAGCAGCGTGTGATTCACGCCGGCGGCATTGGCGATCCCCTCGGTTCGAGCGCCGGCGTAGCCCTTGAGCGCGAACTCCTCAGTGGCTGCCTTTAGGATTGCCATGCGACTGGTTGGTTCGGCACTCTTCGTTGTCGTTCTTTCGACGACGGCTGGCATCACTCCTCCTCAAAGCAGATCAGGTAACCCCGAACATCGAGGCTTGCCACAAACTTTGCTGTTGGCTCCCTGACTGACTACTCAGTATAATACTCCCGCACGTTGGGCCGCCTGTCAAGCGTGCATATCCCGATTCGGAACCAAGGGGGCGGCGCGTCTCGACGACAACTCGATTCGAGGCGTCGACCCTACAAGGGGCAGGACTGTCATCATGCGTGGCTGGCGGTATTCACTGATTTTCGTGTTGATCGCGTTAATCCCGCTGTGCGGGTGCATGTTCCGGTCGCGTCCGGTTCCTGTGTGGATGAGCACCGCGCCGCTGTTGACCGCGACCCGCAGCGATCTGATTGAGCGGGTCAACGCCGACTCGGCGAAAATCCAGACGTTGAAGGCCACCGTCGGGATTACCGCTTCGGTCGGCGGCAACAGGCGAGGGAAAATCACGGAGTACCAGGAGATCCGTGGCTACATCCTCATCCGCAAGCCATCGCTTCTCAGGATGATGGGCTTCTTCCCCATCGTGCAAAGCCGGGCGTTCGACATGGTCAGCAACGGTGACCTGTTTAAGCTGTGGGTGCCGCTGAAGAACCAGTTCATCGTCGGCAACAACCATGAAATCAAGCCATCAAGTTCACCCCTGACGAAGATGCGACCACAGGTCGTTTTCGACGCGCTGTTGCTACCGGTGTTGGATGAGCAAGACGGGATTGCGGTACTAGAACTGGGCAACCAGACCGTCCTTGATCCCGTCACTCAAAAACCGGCGCTGCAGGCAGATTACACGCTCGACTTCCTCAAGCAGAACAGCCACGGCTGGTATCTCGCACGCAAAATCTCGTTCGATCGACAGAACTTGCAACCGTACCGCCAGATCATTTATGACGAATTGGGATCGGTCACAACCGATGTGCTCTACGACGAATACGCTGATTTCAACGGATGCGCATTCCCAAAAACAATCCAGATTTGGCGCCCACAGGAGGAATATTCCATCAAGCTCAGCGTCGTGAAGTTATCTATTAACGGACCAGTTTCGGAAGACCAATTTGTTCTGGAACCGCCTCCGGGCGCACGTCTCGCTTTGAGGTGATGGCTGCGCTCTATTTTGGCAAGCCAGCATGACTAATTCGGAGCCGTCGGGTCATGCGATTCCACGGCTCCGTACACTGGCCAGTTGCTCGTGGATCGCGGGCCGAAACTACTACAAAGCCATCCGCCATCTACGTTGATGTTCAGGTGTAATCAGTGCACGTCCACCGATGCACCCCGTCCATATTTAGGCTTCCGCATAAGGAATACGAGCGGGATCAGGATTAGAAACAAGAACGCCATTAGGTAAAAAACGTCTACAAAGCTGAGCAAGGCAGCTTGCTGTTGCACCGCACCATAAATCGACGCCAGGGCGCGTTGGGTTGCAGTTGTCCAGTCGGAACCTCCGCGCATGAACATCCCTCTGGCCTGATCAATTGCCTGCTGGGTCTGCGGATTGAACCTCGAGATGTCGGCAGACAAGCGGTCCTGATGGAATTGAGAACGCCTTGCTACCCACGTTGTCACAAAAGAGATGCCCATACTAGATCCAATGTTCCGCATGACGCTGTAAAGGCTAGTGGCGTAACCCGTATCTTCCTTGGGAATCGGGTCCATTGTTATGATCGTCAATGGAAGAAAAAGAAAGGTCTGCCCGACACCTTGGTTAATCTGGTGCAGGAGAATGTCCCAAGTTCCGGAAGAAAGATTCATCGTCGAATAGCCAAAGAACGCCATGCTCATCACAATGAACCCGAAAACTAGCATCCAGCGAGCATCCCACTTCTTCCCCAGCAGATAGCCCACCAGAGGCATGCACGCTGCGGTGGCGATGCCTCGCGGACTCGTCCAAATACCCGCCGTAGCCGCAGTCCAGCCTAGAAGTTCCTGCATGAACAGAGGCAGGAGAACGAGGCTGCCGTACATGACAAATCCGAGTGCGGTAATAAATCCGATTCCGATGGCAAAGCTGCGGTACCTGAAAAGTTCAAACTTAACGAGTGGCTGTGGTCTGCGCACTTGACGGATGACGAACGCGGTCAGCATCACCGCTGCCGTGATCGCAAGCGCGATAATGAAATGCGAACTGAACCAGTCCTCCTCCTGTCCTTTGTCGAACATCACCTGCAGCGAACCCATACCTAGGGCGAGCATGCCGAAACCCCAGAGATCGGCTCGCATGGTGCCGCGGCGGATATAAGGTGGGTCGAAGATGAACAATTTGATAAGCACTAGGCTGAGAATGCCGATCGGGAGATTGATATAAAACACCCATCTCCAACTGAAGTTGTCGGTGATCCAGCCGCCAAGAGTGGGTCCCAGCACGGGGGCGGCAACAATGCCTAATCCCCACAGTCCCATGGCTTGGCCGCGCTCTTCGGGCGGAAACTCCTCCAGCAGTACCGCCTGAGATAGGGGTTGGAGGCCACCGCCGGTGATGCCCTGCATCACCCGAAAGAAGATCAACGCAGGAAGATTGGGCGCCAGGCCGCACAGCACGCTGGAAACCGTGAACCCCGTTACTACGGTCATCAACAGTCGTTTGCGACCAAAGTAGTTTGACAACCAGCCGGTGATGGGAAGAATGATGGCGTTCGCCACGATGTAGGAGGTCAGCACCCAGGTCGCTTCATCCACGCTGGCGGAAAGGCTTCCGCCAATGTGTGGCAGGCTGACGTTGACCACCGAAGTGTCCAGAACCTCCATCACGGCGCTGGACATGACAGCAATCGCTACCACCCATTTGTTGATCGCCGGTCGGGCGCCAGATTCAACGCTCACGAACATTCACCTTCAGTGCACAGCAATATCGCCGCCCTGGTGCTTGGGCTTGCGCATGAGCAGGATGAGTGGCAACATCACCGCAAACAAGACCGCTAGCAGGAAAAAGACGTCGTTGTACGACATCATGGCGGCCTGTTGTTGCACCATACCCCAGACCGCCGCCTGCGCCTGGCGGGCGGCCGTTACTGCATCCGAACCCCGCGACATCAAGCCCTGCTGGATGCCTAGCACCATCTGACGGGCGGTCGCATCGAAGTTCGTCACATGTTCGCCGAGCTGGTTCACGTGCACCTGTTGTTTGCGCGCCAGCATCGTGGTGACCATGGCAATGCCAATGCTGGCCCCGATGTTGCGCATCAGGTTAAACAGGCTCGTCGCGTTCCCCATCTCTTCTTTGGGAATGGAGTCGTTGGTGATGGTCGTCAGTGGGATAAACAACAGGCCAAGAGCGGCTCCCTGCAAGAGTAGAGGCCCGACGAAATCGATGGTCCCGATGCTGAGGTTGAGTCGGGAGAGCAGGTAGAGCGAAAAACTGGATGCGATCAGTCCCGCAGCGAGCAGCTTGCGAGCCTCTACTTTCCCCATCAATATCCCGACGATCGGCATGGCAATGAAGGACGCAAAGCCGCGAGGCAGAGTGGCGAGACCAGCCTCCAGAGCCGGATACCCCAAGAGCGTTTGCATCAGCAGAGGCAACAGAACCGTGCTGCCATACAGTACGAATCCAAGCACGGTCATAAGGAAGACGCCGGTTGCATACGTGCGGTTCTTGAAGACACGCAGGTTGACAATAGGGTGCGCGGTGCGAAGTTCTCGAATCACCAGTCCGACCAGGCCGATCACTGCGGCGACAGTCAGCACTTGAATAAACCGTGAGGCGAACCAATCTTCCTGCTGGCCTTTGTCCAACATGACCTGCAGTGCGCCGATACCGATCACCAGCAGGCCCATACCCATGTAATCGACGCGCCCCGATTTCCTGCCGATGTAAGGCGGGTCGAAAACAAACATCTGCGTCAGGACGATCGCCAGCAGTCCAATGGGAATATTGATGTAGAAGACCCAGCGCCAACTGTAATTATCAGTGAGCCAGCCCCCGAGCACGGGGCCAAGCATCGGCGCCACCACAATCCCCAACGCCCAAAACGCCATCGCTTTGCCACGTTCTGCAGGCGGGAAGACCTCCAGCAGGATGGCCTGCGAAAGCGGCTGCAAGCCTCCTCCGGCTGCGCCTTGAATAATTCGAAAGACAATAAGGAGAGGCAGATTCGGAGCGAATCCGCAAAAGAATGACGAAACGGTGAAGCCGATAACAGAAGCCATCAACAGGCGCTTACGGCCAAAGTAGTTGGCCAGCCACCCTGTCATCGGCAAAATGACAGCATTGGCAACAAGGTACGACGTCAAAGTCCAAGTCGCCTCATCGGTAGTAGCAGAGAGATTTCCGGCGATGTGTGGAAGAGAAACATTGACGACCGTGGTATCGAGCACCTCCATGAAAGTGCTGCTCATCACGGCAATCGCCACCAGCCAGGGGTTGATGGCCATAGCAGCTGGTCGAGTGATCGCTAGGTCCTGCGATGCCATCCTCTGGAATTCCTTTCAGACGTGCCCGGGAATAAGCTTGGCTGCGGTTACGATCGTTTCAGCCACGCGAGAGTCTCCGACTTCGGAGTTCATCATGAGGTTGTACAAGTGGCGGTCGGTCCAATCATGTCCGTGATACCTGCGGACGTATGAGGCCCTGATTCGGTCGACCTCCAACATCGCCATCTCGGCCTCGTCTTCCTTCTTGTGCCGGTGGAGAAGAAGACGCCGCAATCGTTCCTCTCGGGGCGCGTAAACAAACACATGGAACACGTCCGGGCGATCCTGCAGGACGCACTGAGAACCACGACCAACAATGACGCAATTCCCCAACCGAGCTGCCTCCAGGATGACGTCCCGTGTAATTGCCGCTAACCTGTCCTCGTCCAGAACGTCAGGCGCTGGCGGCGCCGCCCAGGTATCGGCGCTGCCCATCCAGTAGGCGCGCATCATCCGGGAGAGGAAGGATGGTGGATGTTCGTCCAAGCGTGCCACGGCCTCCGGGGCGCAATGCACCCGTCTGGCCAAATCGGATATCAGTTCACGGTCCAAAAGCTTCCAGCCGAGTTTCTCGGCCAGTATTCGCGCGATTGAGCCGCCTCCGCTTCCGTACTCGCGTGCAATGGTAACAACTCGTATCATGAGTGCCTCACTTGATGTAAACAGTCGGCACAACCGACATACCGGGCCTTAACAGGTGCTCTGTGTCCTGTCCTTTTTCGAAAACCAGTTTCACTGGCACGCGCTGCACTACTTTCACGTAGTTGCCGGTCGCGTTCTCTGGAGGGAGCAGGCTGAACTTGGCTCCGCTCGCGGCACCGATGCTATCCACATGGCCGTTGTAATCTCTTCCATATGCATCGACATGAATG harbors:
- a CDS encoding TetR/AcrR family transcriptional regulator, giving the protein MPAVVERTTTKSAEPTSRMAILKAATEEFALKGYAGARTEGIANAAGVNHTLLFYHFKSKEQLYSAVLDTVFSEWNDRVSLALDLEASAKERLLAYVDSYFDFIAEFPLSPKLVQQEHMRQSSTGSEQLHRMVERYVRPVHRKLVALLKEGVSNGDFHDVDIEHCTHSISALIIFYFTGNLAVESLEGAQVRPRRIELRRKAVIDFISRAVFR
- a CDS encoding DHA2 family efflux MFS transporter permease subunit, which translates into the protein MASQDLAITRPAAMAINPWLVAIAVMSSTFMEVLDTTVVNVSLPHIAGNLSATTDEATWTLTSYLVANAVILPMTGWLANYFGRKRLLMASVIGFTVSSFFCGFAPNLPLLIVFRIIQGAAGGGLQPLSQAILLEVFPPAERGKAMAFWALGIVVAPMLGPVLGGWLTDNYSWRWVFYINIPIGLLAIVLTQMFVFDPPYIGRKSGRVDYMGMGLLVIGIGALQVMLDKGQQEDWFASRFIQVLTVAAVIGLVGLVIRELRTAHPIVNLRVFKNRTYATGVFLMTVLGFVLYGSTVLLPLLMQTLLGYPALEAGLATLPRGFASFIAMPIVGILMGKVEARKLLAAGLIASSFSLYLLSRLNLSIGTIDFVGPLLLQGAALGLLFIPLTTITNDSIPKEEMGNATSLFNLMRNIGASIGIAMVTTMLARKQQVHVNQLGEHVTNFDATARQMVLGIQQGLMSRGSDAVTAARQAQAAVWGMVQQQAAMMSYNDVFFLLAVLFAVMLPLILLMRKPKHQGGDIAVH
- a CDS encoding DUF2934 domain-containing protein, translated to MSNAKRNSRNAESAELEEQVEARIRQRAYELYEQRGREDGHDWEDWLTAESEVARREKQAA
- a CDS encoding cytidylate kinase-like family protein, whose translation is MIRVVTIAREYGSGGGSIARILAEKLGWKLLDRELISDLARRVHCAPEAVARLDEHPPSFLSRMMRAYWMGSADTWAAPPAPDVLDEDRLAAITRDVILEAARLGNCVIVGRGSQCVLQDRPDVFHVFVYAPREERLRRLLLHRHKKEDEAEMAMLEVDRIRASYVRRYHGHDWTDRHLYNLMMNSEVGDSRVAETIVTAAKLIPGHV
- a CDS encoding DUF4292 domain-containing protein, translating into MRGWRYSLIFVLIALIPLCGCMFRSRPVPVWMSTAPLLTATRSDLIERVNADSAKIQTLKATVGITASVGGNRRGKITEYQEIRGYILIRKPSLLRMMGFFPIVQSRAFDMVSNGDLFKLWVPLKNQFIVGNNHEIKPSSSPLTKMRPQVVFDALLLPVLDEQDGIAVLELGNQTVLDPVTQKPALQADYTLDFLKQNSHGWYLARKISFDRQNLQPYRQIIYDELGSVTTDVLYDEYADFNGCAFPKTIQIWRPQEEYSIKLSVVKLSINGPVSEDQFVLEPPPGARLALR
- a CDS encoding DHA2 family efflux MFS transporter permease subunit, which gives rise to MSVESGARPAINKWVVAIAVMSSAVMEVLDTSVVNVSLPHIGGSLSASVDEATWVLTSYIVANAIILPITGWLSNYFGRKRLLMTVVTGFTVSSVLCGLAPNLPALIFFRVMQGITGGGLQPLSQAVLLEEFPPEERGQAMGLWGLGIVAAPVLGPTLGGWITDNFSWRWVFYINLPIGILSLVLIKLFIFDPPYIRRGTMRADLWGFGMLALGMGSLQVMFDKGQEEDWFSSHFIIALAITAAVMLTAFVIRQVRRPQPLVKFELFRYRSFAIGIGFITALGFVMYGSLVLLPLFMQELLGWTAATAGIWTSPRGIATAACMPLVGYLLGKKWDARWMLVFGFIVMSMAFFGYSTMNLSSGTWDILLHQINQGVGQTFLFLPLTIITMDPIPKEDTGYATSLYSVMRNIGSSMGISFVTTWVARRSQFHQDRLSADISRFNPQTQQAIDQARGMFMRGGSDWTTATQRALASIYGAVQQQAALLSFVDVFYLMAFLFLILIPLVFLMRKPKYGRGASVDVH